In the genome of Flavobacteriales bacterium, one region contains:
- the hemW gene encoding radical SAM family heme chaperone HemW encodes MAGIYIHIPFCRQACYYCDFHFSTQQKYRSEMIHALQGEMAMRSEELKEKTMQTVYLGGGTPSILASGELASVMNSVRYHWQVSPDAEITLEVNPEDVTPDSLKTWRQAGINRLSMGVQSFRDEDLRMMNRSHSTASALASLEMARDAGFADVNMDLIYGIPGLDDVAWEANIEQFIGLDLPHLSAYSLTIEPKTVFHHRVHTGAMQLPDEEKAIRQYMLLMNRMESAGYEAYEISNFARSGKMARHNTGYWQGMEYLGIGPSAHSFINGVRSWNVSNNASYIKSIRDGQRPSTEEILSESDRYNEYVMTGLRTVWGCEVDEIKNKFGSMYSEFFQEELKNINPEYYANVQGHVSLTLAGKCFADRIASQLFWVN; translated from the coding sequence ATGGCAGGTATCTATATTCATATTCCGTTTTGCCGGCAGGCATGCTATTACTGCGACTTTCATTTCTCAACCCAGCAGAAGTACAGGAGTGAAATGATTCATGCCCTGCAGGGTGAAATGGCCATGCGTTCTGAAGAACTGAAGGAAAAGACGATGCAAACCGTTTACCTCGGGGGAGGCACGCCATCCATACTTGCTTCCGGGGAACTGGCATCTGTTATGAATTCCGTGCGTTACCATTGGCAGGTCTCACCGGATGCCGAGATCACCCTTGAAGTGAATCCCGAGGATGTGACGCCGGATTCGCTGAAAACGTGGCGACAAGCGGGCATCAACCGGCTAAGCATGGGGGTGCAGTCCTTCCGGGATGAAGACCTACGTATGATGAACCGGTCGCACAGCACCGCGTCCGCACTGGCATCTTTGGAAATGGCAAGAGATGCCGGCTTCGCAGATGTGAACATGGACCTGATCTATGGGATACCCGGCCTGGATGATGTGGCCTGGGAAGCCAACATCGAGCAGTTCATAGGCCTGGATCTGCCGCACCTGTCGGCTTATTCGCTTACCATCGAACCCAAGACGGTGTTCCATCATCGTGTGCATACGGGCGCCATGCAACTCCCGGACGAGGAGAAGGCAATCAGGCAATATATGTTGTTGATGAACCGAATGGAGTCGGCAGGCTACGAGGCCTATGAGATTTCCAATTTCGCCCGGTCGGGAAAGATGGCCAGGCACAATACGGGATATTGGCAGGGAATGGAGTACCTGGGTATAGGCCCGTCGGCGCATTCGTTCATAAACGGTGTCCGCAGCTGGAATGTATCCAACAATGCATCTTATATCAAATCCATCCGGGACGGACAACGGCCGTCCACCGAGGAAATACTTTCGGAAAGCGATCGGTACAACGAGTATGTGATGACCGGTCTTCGCACGGTTTGGGGTTGTGAAGTGGATGAAATCAAAAATAAATTTGGCTCCATGTATTCTGAGTTCTTCCAGGAAGAATTAAAAAATATCAATCCCGAGTACTATGCCAACGTGCAGGGCCATGTTTCCTTAACCCTTGCAGGGAAGTGTTTTGCAGACCGGATCGCATCACAATTGTTTTGGGTGAATTGA
- a CDS encoding T9SS type A sorting domain-containing protein, whose product MKANKIYLTLLLVIVFITDEEAQNVKSEGWRMNNHSEQMDVAGNDYLFSYSTSSYVPLTGATNVNQGEVWDDPEYKVPIGFTFKLYDADIDTVYFGLGLGGLISTYVDTGYHADYLIVPLEVDLVDRGVAEGQSKSPISYALEGNPGSRIFKLETKNAGFWNEWDALRSVNDSISFQMWLYEGSNDIEFHYGGHLISDVGVDYDGETGPLVGLTDENMTNAYLLTGNTEAPMINQNPLIPYLLGTPPEGTIFRFARQTTGLDAYNMSKGVRVHAFPNPATTQVTFELAGAGGQQVILNMTDVAGHRIRSVAFSGNRITIDRQGIPQGIYLYTIFKEGLTLNGTIVFD is encoded by the coding sequence ATGAAAGCTAACAAGATCTACCTGACACTGCTATTGGTCATCGTGTTCATCACCGATGAAGAAGCACAGAACGTAAAGTCGGAGGGATGGCGGATGAACAACCATTCGGAACAAATGGACGTAGCCGGTAACGACTACCTGTTCTCATACAGCACATCATCATATGTTCCGCTTACCGGAGCAACAAATGTGAACCAGGGAGAGGTATGGGATGATCCTGAATACAAGGTTCCTATCGGGTTTACTTTCAAATTGTACGATGCGGATATAGACACCGTGTATTTTGGACTCGGATTAGGTGGATTGATCTCCACCTATGTTGATACCGGTTATCATGCAGACTATCTGATCGTGCCGTTGGAGGTGGACCTGGTGGATCGTGGTGTTGCAGAGGGTCAAAGCAAATCACCCATCTCGTACGCGCTTGAAGGCAATCCTGGAAGCAGGATCTTTAAGTTGGAAACGAAGAATGCAGGATTCTGGAATGAGTGGGATGCCCTTAGAAGTGTCAATGACTCGATCAGTTTTCAGATGTGGCTTTACGAAGGGTCAAATGATATCGAATTCCACTATGGCGGACATCTGATTAGCGATGTCGGGGTGGATTACGATGGAGAAACCGGTCCCCTGGTTGGTCTTACAGACGAGAACATGACGAATGCATACCTGTTAACCGGCAATACGGAAGCCCCGATGATCAATCAGAACCCGCTTATACCATACCTTCTTGGGACACCGCCGGAAGGCACTATTTTCAGGTTTGCAAGGCAAACAACCGGACTGGATGCCTATAACATGTCCAAAGGTGTTCGTGTTCACGCCTTCCCCAACCCTGCCACAACACAGGTGACTTTTGAATTGGCAGGTGCCGGCGGACAACAGGTAATTCTCAACATGACGGACGTAGCCGGACATCGCATCCGATCCGTTGCCTTTTCCGGTAACCGGATCACAATAGACAGGCAAGGTATACCCCAAGGCATTTATTTATATACCATTTTCAAAGAAGGGTTGACATTGAACGGAACGATCGTATTCGATTAA
- the rsmI gene encoding 16S rRNA (cytidine(1402)-2'-O)-methyltransferase — protein sequence MQGKLFIIPTPIGNLEDMTLRAIRILKEVDLILAEDTRTSGVLLKHFEIGTRMSPFHQHNEHRVLEQVIGQLQQGGKLALISDAGTPGISDPGFLLVRACVQAGIDVETLPGPSAVIPALVNSGLPADRFVFEGFLPVKKGRQTRLECLREEVRTIVLYESPHRLVKTLEQLSEVLGGDRQASVARELSKLHEEHVRGTLNELIAHFTEKGARGEIVLVVAGAK from the coding sequence ATGCAAGGAAAACTGTTCATCATACCCACACCTATCGGCAATCTCGAAGACATGACCCTTCGGGCCATCCGCATACTCAAGGAAGTGGACCTGATTCTGGCAGAAGACACCCGCACCAGTGGCGTGTTGCTCAAGCATTTTGAGATCGGCACCCGGATGTCGCCTTTCCACCAGCACAATGAACATCGTGTATTGGAGCAAGTCATCGGCCAATTGCAACAGGGAGGAAAACTGGCCCTGATCAGTGATGCCGGAACACCAGGTATTTCAGATCCGGGCTTTTTGTTGGTGCGCGCATGCGTTCAGGCCGGCATAGACGTGGAAACACTGCCCGGTCCGTCTGCGGTGATACCGGCCCTGGTCAACTCCGGACTACCGGCCGATCGCTTTGTCTTTGAAGGATTCCTGCCTGTTAAGAAAGGAAGACAGACGCGACTGGAATGCCTGCGTGAGGAAGTTCGTACCATCGTCCTGTATGAATCACCCCATCGCCTGGTCAAAACACTGGAGCAACTTTCAGAAGTATTGGGCGGCGACCGCCAGGCATCCGTAGCCAGGGAATTATCCAAGCTTCACGAAGAACATGTGCGGGGCACACTGAACGAATTGATCGCTCATTTCACCGAAAAAGGTGCCAGGGGAGAGATCGTGTTGGTGGTTGCGGGCGCGAAGTGA